Within the Paenibacillus pabuli genome, the region TCCCGGTTGAGATTGTTGTTTCAATGTCTGAAGGCGAGTTTCAGGTGTTCTCTACAATCGCAAAACAAGTAGCGGCCGCGCGGATGGTGGAGATCAATCTACGGAATCTGGAAACGGATACATATAAAAAAGTGCTGGATGACGAGCTGGCTGTGGGGGACAGCGGGGACATCCTCCTGCTTGATAGTGGTGACATTCAGGGGTATGCCAAAAGAGGTCATCTGTATCCTTTGAATGCAACAACGCTGTCGAAGGCACTCGGTGACTCGATATCTCATTTACGGGAAAAAACAGAGTGGAATGGTTACCAATGGGGGATGCCATTTGACTTTGACCCCTACGTTCTTGCATCTAGATCCAACTCGGTTGCTGAAGCTGGCTTGGAAAGGTTACCAGATAACCTGGATGAGTGGACTAGGCTTATTAATCTAGTGGAGAATAAGACACAGAAATTGCTTGCGATTAATATCAATGATTCTTACGCAGCAGATGCATGGTTAAATGAGTTTGGGTCTGGAGTCGCTCCGAGTACGTTAAGAAATGCATCAGAGTCGTATACAGCCGGGGGATATGAACAGGCGCTGCAGGTGCTCAATCGGGTTCAGCCGCATATCCTTGCCAAAGATGCCGACCCGGGTTTCGCAGATAAAGACATGCAGGAAGAAGCGTTAATGGTTGTGACACCGTTTTCCCAACTGGTGAAGGGTAAACCGTCATTAACTGAGGATCGTCTACCCAATCGGATCATGTTTAAACCCCTGGCACCTGCAACATCCAGAAGTTTCGTGATAACTTCCGGTTCACATGAAGCAGAGCAGGCGAGTCGATGGATTGAAGGCATGACTTCCGCTTCAGTGCAATCGGACTGGTACCAGCAAGCTCATCATTTGCCCGCCCAACAGCAGCAGTTGAACGTAGAGTCCCAAAAGCTATCAGTCGAAGGGCAAATAATGAGTGGTCATGGTCAGGAATGGTTTACGTCCAAAACATCTGAAAAGGGTGTGTTAGAAGACCAAGGGCACTTATCACCATACCAAAAGAAAGTTCAGCAGTTTCTTCAAGGGGAGATTTCTGCGAATCAGTATGTGAATGGCATTTTGAATATACATCAATCATCAAAATGATATGGCAAGTTTAACTTCAAGCATCCCTTTGCTTGTCGATACATCAGTAGCTTTCACGAAGGACAGAATTTTCTGGGGGTAGAATCCAAGATCAAACTCCTTCTCAAGCATTCGTCTTGTCGTATCCGGTAGTTCCAACTGGTTGAAAACAAGTTTATCTACATGAAAACGGATAGAATTTTGAGGTTCATTTTCTACCGTGTAATGACCTTCAATGCTGAGCTGTAACTGATCACGTTGTCCGGAAGCTGTAATTCGTTCCTCATCAAACTGAAAGGCAAAATCTTCGAATATCGGGTTCTGTTCACGCAGGAATTGATTTAGATCCTCTTGTCCAATGCGAATGGTATAAGCTGTTCCGGTCGTGGAAATTCCACCATTCTGCTCTTGAATAAACTCAGGGAGATTTTGCATCGCATTTGCCAGTGCTCTGAAATAACGTTTGACCTCATAAATGCCAACATTCTCCCAATAAATCGTCAATTCATCCATTAACTTTTGGATGGCTGCCGGATTTCCACTTGCCGAAACCTGTCCATCAACTTCCTTCTGCAATGCGAGCACACGCTCCCGCTGATTTTCCAAATTGTTTTTTAATTCGTCCAGTTCAGCCGTGGTCTGGCTTATTTTTGTTGAGGTCTCCTGCATACTGCGGTATCGATCCTGATATTTGCTTAGGACTGCTTGGTCTCTGCCAATAATAATTTGGTAATAGTCATATAGGATAAACAAGTCTTTGAACGATCTGGCCCCAAGGACCGTCATGAGAAGGCTGTCTCGTTCTCCCGTGTAATACGATCTGACCACAGCACCTGCCCGATCTTGCTGGATATGTATTTGATCTTCCTGTTCCTGGAGCTGAACTTTCAACTCTTCCTGTTGTTGATCGAGTTCCTTTTGCCTAACGGCGATACGTTCAATCTCATGATCGATTTCCACGATGGACAGACTCTTTTGCAAAATTCCACGTGTTTCCTCGGGTGAAGGTTCTCCATAGGCATATGCCGATGTGAACTGGACAAATAGTAGTGTGCAGATGAATAGGGCGCAAATGCTATATCGACGGTTCACCGTATCATTCTCCTTTCCTCTAAGTACAATATCCATTGTACAGGCTTCTGTCTTCCAGACAATATATGAAATGAAATCTTGAAATATCCTTAGTGGTTACATAACAGTGAAAACAATCCGTTATCAGATGGACCTATAAAGGAAAAACAAAAAAGCGAAACGGCTTATGGCCGAATCGCTTTGATGCTGTTGGCGGATTAAAGCGGCAACCCCATTTGGAACACGGTCCAGTAGCTGAACCCTGTGAAGGTAACGATCATATAACCCCAGAAGAGCAATATGTACGTTCTTTCGGTAAATTTTAGATACCCCAAAATGACGAAAAACGCAGTCTGCAGGAAAAAAAGCAAAGCCATCTCGACCAGATCTCCCGCAAAAGCCATCAGGCCAATCGTTAGCGTGAAGAACCCGAGTACCCGAAACATGCGTGCCACGGTTAGTCCTCCTCTCTATGTACGATCATAGATTGTCTACACAACATTATACCGGGAAAGGAAAAAGGTGTAAACAGAATTGGATATGAAAGCGAATTCTTTTTTTAGCAGATCAGTATGTGAATAGGCCATCTTTTCCATATGTAAGGTATGAGTGCTCGCAAATATGGACATACATTTTAGTATGAAATCAATTCTATGAACTCTATGAGAGGCATAAGAATGAATGAAGCAGCTTTTATACCTAATTCACAAACCGGGAAACCGGTAATGAGGACGGTTATTTTAGGATGTTGTTAGGAGGGTATTATAGCATGACTGCAGTGAGACAGGATGCTTGGAGTACAGAGGACGATTTGATCTTGGCTGAGGTTACTTTGCGGCATATTCGGGAAGGCAGCACACAACTCGCGGCATTCGAGGAAGTTGGCGAAAAAATAGGCAGAACTTCTGCCGCTTGCGGTTTTCGCTGGAACAGCTGTGTGCGTAAAAAGTATGAGTCTGCCATCAGCAATGCGAAGGCACAACGTCAAAAGAGAAGTTATCTCCGGAAACAGCCAGCTTTGCTTGGACCACAGGTCGCAGCTTTGTCAACGCTTGATACGGAAGAAAACCTGTATAAGACTGATGGAGTTTCAGAAGACTCCCTGTCCATTGATGCGGTAATTCGCTTTTTGCGCCAATGGAAAGGTACGGTTCAGGAAAATGGTCGTCAACTCAAAATGCTTGAGAAGGAGCTTCGTGAAAAAGAAGATGAACTCCACGAACTTCGTTGTGAGAATGACCGTTTATCCAAAGAAGTAAATGAAGTGCAAACCGATTACCGTGTAGTAAACGATGATTACAAAGCATTGATTCAGATCATGGATCGTGCGCGCAGGCTTGCTTTTCTGGCTGAAGAAGAAGAGGAACTGAAAACCCGTTTCAAAATGGATGCCAACGGCAATCTGGAACGAATTGAATAACGGATCAAGTTGTAAGAATGGCGATATTTGATCAGACCCGTCACATCTCCGTTACAAACGGCAGGTAAGACGGGTTTTTTGTTTGAAGTATTTGTTCTATTATATATAGAAGTAATTATTGAGACTGGAAGAGGGATGTCCCATGGTAATCGACGTTGTAGGAGCAGGCTCACTTGGCCTCTTATATGGAGGGAAGCTTCAGGCTGCAGGTAATGCTGTGCGGTTATGGACAAGGACGTCAGAACAAGCGGAAGAACTGCGTTTGCACGGACTAACGATAACAGAGCAAGGGGAGAAGACTAAGCTGCTTCCCGAATATGTTGAGGCTTATCCGATATCCGAATTATCTGCTCACTGGCATCATCAGCCTGGAGACTGGCTTTTCCTCATGGTTAAGCAGACAAGTATAGATGATGTTATTCATAACATGGATACGATGAAAGAATATATCCTTAATATTGTCTGTTTCCAGAACGGGATGGGCCATATAGAGAAGCTTCAGGCTGCTTTGCCGTTGTCCCGTGTATACCGCGCAGTAACTACCGAAGGTGCCAAGAGGGCGGAGAACGGGGTTATACGGGCTGGTGAGGGACAAACCTGGTTTGGTAGAGATGTACGTACTAGAGCAATAGAAGAAGACACCACAGCGAATCTGCAAGACCTTAGCCTCCAAGCACGACTGCAGCAGGCAGGATTTAACTGTACAGCGTCGAATCAAATCGATAAGCTGATATATAGGAAGCTTCTGATCAATGCCGTCATTAATCCGCTCACCGCGATATGGAGAATACCCAACGGAGAATTGCTTCAGAATGATTATCGCGTAAAGGTTATGCGCCATTTATACGATGAAGCTGTGGCTATTTACAAGGCGAATGAAATCATGTTGGATATCGACATGTGGGAAGAAATTTTGTCCGTTTGTCGATCGACGGCTTCGAATACGTCCTCGATGCTCGCAGATGTTGTGCAAGGACGGCGTACCGAAGTGGAATCCATCAGTGGGCAAATGGTACGCATGGCCCATCGGTGTGGGCTGACTGCTCCGCAACATGAATTAATGCTTTATCTGATCGAAGGAATTAGGCCGGAAGGAGTGAGTTGATGGGTTTTTTTATTGTGCTGAGCATACTGCCGTTTTTTCCGTTTCTTATTGTGTACTGGGCTATGTATGGATGGAAAAAGGATAAACGAGCTTCACTTCGCACCGCAATGGATGTCACCACGGTATTTCTGATTTTCTCTGTTTCGGCGTTATTCAACTTAACATTCGATACGAATTTTGGATTTTATTTAACACTGATACTCATACTAATTGCACTTGGATTGATTGGAGGAGCTCAAAACAGACTGAAAGGAAAGGTCGATGGGGGTCGAATGTTCCGGGCCGTTTGGCGCATGGCCTTTGTTTTGATGAGTTTTGGGTATGTCTTGTTTACTATATTTGGCTTATTTAGATACTTAATGAAACAGATGTGAGGTTACATAACGTAAAACAGCTAAAAAATGTGTCGATTTTGTCGAAAACTGAAAAAAACATTACTTTCTGAAAAAGTAATGTAGATTTTTTTGACCGGTGGTTGTATAATCTATAAACATAAACCACATCAATTTAGGGGGAAAGTGTTAGATGAAAAGGAAAAGTCTATTAGTCCTTTTGACGCTGATTCTGGCGTTCGGTACCGTACTTGCAGCGTGCGGATCGAAAAATGAAGGCACAACAAGTAACACGGGAACTGGCTCTGCAGGCGAGGAAAGCGGTCTCGCAAAAGATCAAGTACTGAAAATTAACCTGACAGCTGAACCTCCTACGTTGGACCCGGCTCAGGCAAAAGACAGCCAAACCAACACTGTTCTGAAATTCTTGTACGAAGGTCTTGTACGTATCGATGAGAATGGTAAAGAAGCACCAGGCGTTGCGAAAGACTGGACAATTTCCGAAGATGGTTTGAAATATGTGTTCAACCTGAACCCGGATGCGAAATGGAGCAACGGTGATGCAATCACTGCTGAAGACTTCGTTCGCTCTTGGGAACGTGCATTGAAACCGGAAACGGCTTCCCCGTACGCTTACCAATTGTACTACATCAAAGGTGCTGAGGGCTTCAACCTGAGCAAAGACGAAACATACAAAGGTACTAAAATCACAGATTTCTCCCAAGTGGGTGTAAAAGCTACTGATGAGCACACACTCGAAGTGACGTTGGAAAACCCAACACCTTACTTCTTGGGTCTGACAGCATTCTACACGTACTACCCAGTACACCAATCTGCTGACACAAACGATAAATTCTTCACTGATTACAAAAACATGATCGTTAACGGACCATTCACTATGGATCAATACGCTAAAGGTCAAAAAATCGTAGTTAAGAAAAACGAAGGCTACCATGCAGCTTCTGACATCAAATTGTCTGAAATCAACATGTCCCTGACAAGCAGCAGTGCTTCTGAACTGCAAGCTTATAAGTCTGGACAACTGGACTACACTGGTGCACCTAACGGTGAGATCCCAACGGACCAAATTCCTTCTGTAAAAGCGGAATTGCCGGATGAATTTAAAGCAACTGGTATTGCAAGTACTTACTACTACCAGTTCAACGTTAATGAAGCTCCATTCAACAATGCTAAAATCCGTAAAGCTTTTGCAATGGCGATCGAGCGTCAACTGATCGTTGACAAAGTTACACAAGGTGGACAAGTTCCAGCTTACGGCTTTGTACCTCCAGGTATCCGCGGTGAAAACGGCGAGTTCCGTGATGAGCACAAAGACGACTACTTCACTGAAAATGTTGAAGAAGCAAAAGCATTGCTTGCTGAAGGTATGAAAGAAGAAGGATACACAACATTGCCAGCTGTTACATTGATCTACAACACTAGTGATGCACACGCGAAAATCGCGCTTGCTGTTGCTGACATGTGGAAGAAAAACCTTGGTGTTGACGTGAAAACGGAAAACCAAGAGTGGGGCGTATTCCTTGAGAACCGTCAAAACCAAAACTTCCAAGTAGCTCGTGCAGGCTGGTCTGCAGATTACAACGATCCATACAACTTCTTGGAAATGTGGACTACTGGTAACACAAACAATGACTCCAAATTCAGCAACGAACAGTATGACAAAGATGTTAAAGAAACTGTGAAATCTGCTGATCCAGCTGCACGTATGGCTGCATTTGCTGATGCTGAGAAAGTCCTGATTCAAGACGAAATGGCTGTAATGCCAATCTACTACTACACTAACGTATCTTTGACTAAGCCTTACCTGAAAGGCGTACAACTTGATTTCAGTGGAGCAATTGACTTCACTCGCGCATATCTGGAAGAGAAATAAGTTGTTCTGAAGTCTATATGATTACTTCGGGATATATATGTGGAATTCCATATATATCCCGATTTTTTTGTATGTGCACCGATTTTCCTTATAATTCTTGAAATTTCCGATAAATGGATTGGACTTTATTCATGTCTAATTCTACAATCGATTTGTATACAAAATATTGTTTTTGGAGGTGTGCAAGGGTTGGTTAAGTACGTGCTGAAAAAACTGCTATTTATGCTGCTATCGCTTTTCATACTCGCATCAGCAACCTTCTTCCTGATGAAGGCCATTCCGGGTGACCCTTTTACATCCGAGAAAAAAGTATCGCCTGAAATTCGGGCACTACTGGAAGAAAAGTATGGGCTGGACAAACCGATGTATGAACAATACCTGAAGTATATGGGTGGAATTCTCAAAGGTGATTTTGGTGTTTCGATGAAATACCTGAATCAAGAAGTAACCGACATGATCACTCAAACGTTTACAGCATCTCTGAAACTGGGGATCTTTGCGATCGTGATCTCTGTAGTCGTTGGGGTGTTGTTAGGACTAATCGCTGCAGTTTACCATCGTAAGCTGATAGATGATGTCACGATGATCCTGGCGGTAATTGGTATCGCGGTACCGAGCTTCTTGCTCGCATCTCTGCTTCAATACGTTTTCGCCTTCAAACTGGGCTGGTTTAACGTTATGGGATTCGACGGACCGCTTGACTATGTACTTCCGGTTGCGGCATTGTCTGCATCCCCGATTGCCTTTATCGCACGTTTGACGCGTTCCAGCATGCTCGAAGTGCTGCACGCGGATTATATCAAGACAGCTAAAGCCAAAGGTCTGAAATGGCCTGCAATCATGTTTAAACACGTTATTCGTAACGGTATTCTTCCCGTTGTAACTTATGTGGGTCCGATGACGGCTAACATCATCACGGGTTCCGTAGTTATTGAGCAAATCTTTAACATCGGGGGAATTGGTAAAGTATTCGTAGAGAGTATCACGAACCGGGATTATACAATGATCATGGGGATTACGATTTTCTATGGTATCCTCCTGATGTTGGCACGTTTCCTTACAGATATCGCATATGTGCTGATTGATCCTAGAATTAAGCTGGAAAGCCGGAAGGGGGCATAACGTTGTCTGGCACGAACAATAACAATAAAGAAACGGCGAACACTGCCCTGGATAGTCAGGCAGCGGTGAAATCGCAAGAAAGTGTATCGTTATGGAAAGACGCCATGTACAGACTTGCAACCAACAAGGCCGCGATGATCAGTTTGGGCATTCTGGTTCTTGTTGTCATCTTCTCTTTGATTGGTCCAACTTCGTTATTCACAAGTTATAATTATTATTCTAATGATTTGCTTAACGCCAATGCAGCGCCAAGTGCGGAGCACTGGTTCGGAACGGACGAGCTCGGTCGCGATGTATGGGTAAGAACCTGGGTAGGTGCGCGTGTATCCCTTACTGTAGGTTTGGCCGCTGCCTTGATTGACCTTGTCATCGGGGTAATCTACGGAGCGATTATGGGCTTCTACGGTGGACGTGTTGATGGAATCATGAACAAGTTCTCCGAGATTCTCTATTCCCTGCCGTACATGCTCGTTGTAATCTTGTTGCTCGTTGTTTTGGAACCAAGTCTTACGACAATCATTATTGCCCTTACGATCACAGGCTGGATCAGCATGTCCTGGATTGTACGTGGTGAGATTATGCAATTGAAAAACAGAGACTTTATTCTTGCAGCGCGGTCCATGGGCGCAAGCACAGGACGTCAATTGTTCCGTCACTTGCTGCCGAATGCAGTAGGACCAATTCTCGTAACGCTGACGCTATCTATTCCAAATGCCATCTTTGCTGAAGCGTTCTTGAGCTTCCTCGGACTGGGTGTATCTGCACCGAAATCATCCCTGGGTTCCATGATCAATGACGCATTGACAGGCTGGACGCTGTATCCTTGGCGGATGTGGTTCCCTGCAGGTCTGATGGTACTTACAATGCTTGCATTTAACTTGCTCGGAGACGGTCTGCGTGATGCACTTGATCCGAAATTGCGTAAATAGAAATAGGAGGTGGGATTATGGAGCCAATCTTAACAGTCAAGGACCTGAGTGTGTCATTTACAACACGTTCTGGAGAATTTGATGCCGTTAAAAATGTAAGTTTTGAACTTGGCAAAGGAGAGACGCTGGGGATTGTTGGTGAATCCGGTAGTGGTAAGAGTGTTACCGCCCAAACCATCATGAAGTTGATTCCCTCCCCGCCTTCGAAGGTCAAAAGTGGAGAGATTACTTTTCACGGGCAGAGCCTGCTTGGGAAAACCGATAAACAAATGGAAGCTATCCGTGGTAAAGATATCGGGATGATCTTCCAGGATCCAATGACTTCATTGAATCCTACAATTAAAGTCGGTAAACAAATTACCGAAGTGCTTCGCAAACACCAAAACATGTCCAAAAAAGAAGCTGAGAAACGCGCTCTGGAAATGTTGGAGCTCGTGGGTATCAAAAATGCGGCAATCCGCATGAATCACTACCCGCACCAATTTTCCGGTGGTATGCGTCAGCGTGCAATGATCGCCATTGCCCTGGCATGCCGTCCATCCCTTCTGATTGCGGATGAGCCGACAACAGCACTCGACGTAACGATTCAGGCACAAATCTTGGACGTTATGAAAGATATGCAGCAAAAGCTTGGAACATCCATTATGCTCATTACCCATGACCTTGGTGTTGTAGCCGGTATGTGTGATCGGGTTGTCGTGATGAAGGAAGGCGAAGTTGTGGAAACGGGAACGACAGCTGAAATTTTCAGCAATCCTAAGCATCCATATACGATCAAATTGTTGAACGCCTTGCCTCGTTTGGACGAGCCTAAGAAAGAAAAACCTACTCCGGTTGGTATTATCAAAGGTGCCAACAAGCCGCTAGTTGAAGTGAAGAACCTGAAACAATACTTCAATTTGGGTAAAGGAAACATTCTCAAAGCGGTTAATGATGTCAGCTTTGATATTTTTGAAGGCGAAACCCTTGGGGTTGTAGGTGAATCCGGATGTGGTAAATCCACAACAGGACGCACGATTCTTCGCCTTTATGAGCCAACAGGCGGAAATGTTAACTTTAACGGAACGGATATCTATAAGCTGTCTCCACGCAAAATGAAAGAAATGCGTAAAGACATGCAAATGATCTTCCAGGATCCTTATGCTTCACTGAATCCACGTTTTAACGTTATGGATATTATCGGCGAATCGCTTGATATCCACGGACTGGCTTCCAGCGGTAAAGAGCGGAAGAGACGTGTAGAGGAATTGCTGGATCTCGTAGGCTTGAACCCGAGCCATGCGCTTCGTTATCCGCATGAATTCTCCGGTGGTCAAAGACAACGGATCGGTATTGCCCGTGCACTTGCTGTGGACCCTAAATTCATCATCTGTGATGAGCCTTTGTCTGCACTTGATGTATCCATCCAAGCTCAAGTGGTTAAGCTGCTCGAAGAGCTTCAACAGCGCCTTGGTTTGACTTACCTCTTCATTGCGCATGACTTGTC harbors:
- a CDS encoding extracellular solute-binding protein produces the protein MKRRHQVVLFAVLLLSLTILSPSFDFRGVPQNQDQDQENDTFPNAVSRNENQQVPVEIVVSMSEGEFQVFSTIAKQVAAARMVEINLRNLETDTYKKVLDDELAVGDSGDILLLDSGDIQGYAKRGHLYPLNATTLSKALGDSISHLREKTEWNGYQWGMPFDFDPYVLASRSNSVAEAGLERLPDNLDEWTRLINLVENKTQKLLAININDSYAADAWLNEFGSGVAPSTLRNASESYTAGGYEQALQVLNRVQPHILAKDADPGFADKDMQEEALMVVTPFSQLVKGKPSLTEDRLPNRIMFKPLAPATSRSFVITSGSHEAEQASRWIEGMTSASVQSDWYQQAHHLPAQQQQLNVESQKLSVEGQIMSGHGQEWFTSKTSEKGVLEDQGHLSPYQKKVQQFLQGEISANQYVNGILNIHQSSK
- a CDS encoding coiled-coil domain-containing protein yields the protein MNRRYSICALFICTLLFVQFTSAYAYGEPSPEETRGILQKSLSIVEIDHEIERIAVRQKELDQQQEELKVQLQEQEDQIHIQQDRAGAVVRSYYTGERDSLLMTVLGARSFKDLFILYDYYQIIIGRDQAVLSKYQDRYRSMQETSTKISQTTAELDELKNNLENQRERVLALQKEVDGQVSASGNPAAIQKLMDELTIYWENVGIYEVKRYFRALANAMQNLPEFIQEQNGGISTTGTAYTIRIGQEDLNQFLREQNPIFEDFAFQFDEERITASGQRDQLQLSIEGHYTVENEPQNSIRFHVDKLVFNQLELPDTTRRMLEKEFDLGFYPQKILSFVKATDVSTSKGMLEVKLAISF
- a CDS encoding DUF2626 domain-containing protein — translated: MARMFRVLGFFTLTIGLMAFAGDLVEMALLFFLQTAFFVILGYLKFTERTYILLFWGYMIVTFTGFSYWTVFQMGLPL
- a CDS encoding RsfA family transcriptional regulator, whose translation is MTAVRQDAWSTEDDLILAEVTLRHIREGSTQLAAFEEVGEKIGRTSAACGFRWNSCVRKKYESAISNAKAQRQKRSYLRKQPALLGPQVAALSTLDTEENLYKTDGVSEDSLSIDAVIRFLRQWKGTVQENGRQLKMLEKELREKEDELHELRCENDRLSKEVNEVQTDYRVVNDDYKALIQIMDRARRLAFLAEEEEELKTRFKMDANGNLERIE
- a CDS encoding ketopantoate reductase family protein, with amino-acid sequence MVIDVVGAGSLGLLYGGKLQAAGNAVRLWTRTSEQAEELRLHGLTITEQGEKTKLLPEYVEAYPISELSAHWHHQPGDWLFLMVKQTSIDDVIHNMDTMKEYILNIVCFQNGMGHIEKLQAALPLSRVYRAVTTEGAKRAENGVIRAGEGQTWFGRDVRTRAIEEDTTANLQDLSLQARLQQAGFNCTASNQIDKLIYRKLLINAVINPLTAIWRIPNGELLQNDYRVKVMRHLYDEAVAIYKANEIMLDIDMWEEILSVCRSTASNTSSMLADVVQGRRTEVESISGQMVRMAHRCGLTAPQHELMLYLIEGIRPEGVS
- a CDS encoding DUF3397 domain-containing protein, which translates into the protein MGFFIVLSILPFFPFLIVYWAMYGWKKDKRASLRTAMDVTTVFLIFSVSALFNLTFDTNFGFYLTLILILIALGLIGGAQNRLKGKVDGGRMFRAVWRMAFVLMSFGYVLFTIFGLFRYLMKQM
- a CDS encoding peptide ABC transporter substrate-binding protein → MKRKSLLVLLTLILAFGTVLAACGSKNEGTTSNTGTGSAGEESGLAKDQVLKINLTAEPPTLDPAQAKDSQTNTVLKFLYEGLVRIDENGKEAPGVAKDWTISEDGLKYVFNLNPDAKWSNGDAITAEDFVRSWERALKPETASPYAYQLYYIKGAEGFNLSKDETYKGTKITDFSQVGVKATDEHTLEVTLENPTPYFLGLTAFYTYYPVHQSADTNDKFFTDYKNMIVNGPFTMDQYAKGQKIVVKKNEGYHAASDIKLSEINMSLTSSSASELQAYKSGQLDYTGAPNGEIPTDQIPSVKAELPDEFKATGIASTYYYQFNVNEAPFNNAKIRKAFAMAIERQLIVDKVTQGGQVPAYGFVPPGIRGENGEFRDEHKDDYFTENVEEAKALLAEGMKEEGYTTLPAVTLIYNTSDAHAKIALAVADMWKKNLGVDVKTENQEWGVFLENRQNQNFQVARAGWSADYNDPYNFLEMWTTGNTNNDSKFSNEQYDKDVKETVKSADPAARMAAFADAEKVLIQDEMAVMPIYYYTNVSLTKPYLKGVQLDFSGAIDFTRAYLEEK
- a CDS encoding ABC transporter permease; translated protein: MVKYVLKKLLFMLLSLFILASATFFLMKAIPGDPFTSEKKVSPEIRALLEEKYGLDKPMYEQYLKYMGGILKGDFGVSMKYLNQEVTDMITQTFTASLKLGIFAIVISVVVGVLLGLIAAVYHRKLIDDVTMILAVIGIAVPSFLLASLLQYVFAFKLGWFNVMGFDGPLDYVLPVAALSASPIAFIARLTRSSMLEVLHADYIKTAKAKGLKWPAIMFKHVIRNGILPVVTYVGPMTANIITGSVVIEQIFNIGGIGKVFVESITNRDYTMIMGITIFYGILLMLARFLTDIAYVLIDPRIKLESRKGA
- a CDS encoding ABC transporter permease, which codes for MDSQAAVKSQESVSLWKDAMYRLATNKAAMISLGILVLVVIFSLIGPTSLFTSYNYYSNDLLNANAAPSAEHWFGTDELGRDVWVRTWVGARVSLTVGLAAALIDLVIGVIYGAIMGFYGGRVDGIMNKFSEILYSLPYMLVVILLLVVLEPSLTTIIIALTITGWISMSWIVRGEIMQLKNRDFILAARSMGASTGRQLFRHLLPNAVGPILVTLTLSIPNAIFAEAFLSFLGLGVSAPKSSLGSMINDALTGWTLYPWRMWFPAGLMVLTMLAFNLLGDGLRDALDPKLRK
- a CDS encoding ABC transporter ATP-binding protein codes for the protein MEPILTVKDLSVSFTTRSGEFDAVKNVSFELGKGETLGIVGESGSGKSVTAQTIMKLIPSPPSKVKSGEITFHGQSLLGKTDKQMEAIRGKDIGMIFQDPMTSLNPTIKVGKQITEVLRKHQNMSKKEAEKRALEMLELVGIKNAAIRMNHYPHQFSGGMRQRAMIAIALACRPSLLIADEPTTALDVTIQAQILDVMKDMQQKLGTSIMLITHDLGVVAGMCDRVVVMKEGEVVETGTTAEIFSNPKHPYTIKLLNALPRLDEPKKEKPTPVGIIKGANKPLVEVKNLKQYFNLGKGNILKAVNDVSFDIFEGETLGVVGESGCGKSTTGRTILRLYEPTGGNVNFNGTDIYKLSPRKMKEMRKDMQMIFQDPYASLNPRFNVMDIIGESLDIHGLASSGKERKRRVEELLDLVGLNPSHALRYPHEFSGGQRQRIGIARALAVDPKFIICDEPLSALDVSIQAQVVKLLEELQQRLGLTYLFIAHDLSMVKHISDRVAVMYMGKVVELAESEELYSNPVHPYTKTLLSAIPVPDPEVEANKRRILLPDEQSGPIQNAGSGPVNDPYNLENAQLIEISKGHWVSEPYV